From the genome of Argentina anserina chromosome 4, drPotAnse1.1, whole genome shotgun sequence, one region includes:
- the LOC126792893 gene encoding serine carboxypeptidase-like 13: protein MNMMALLLHVMLAFTLTLITSTSAASITTTNITSLPGYYSGDLPFALESGYIGVGDNEEVQLYYLFVESEGAPADDPLLLWFNGGPGCSGLAGFFFESGPVTFKFGDYNGSLPEVLDNPFRWTKDVSIIYIDAPVGAGFSYSKTQSGYLVDDYTYVAQGYEFLQKWLVVHPAYLENMLYIGGDSFSGIIVPMIVQQILEGKENGTYPPMNLKGYVIGDPVTDSVIDTNARIPFAHRLNLISDQLYQAAKSSCRGDYVNVDSSNDACISDLDAIDALTSDINMLHILEPVCSDSLPTPKEKVMVGTARRYLKELSEGLLNSATNGPAYWCRSYNHMLAYVWANHQSVQDALGVRRGTKRLWQYCNSTLAYTQEVTTVIGIHRSLTTVGLRALIYSGDHDMTIPHIATQKWINMLNLTLNETWRAWSVDNQTAGYTKKFVNEVFNLTFATVKGGGHIAAEYKVKECSAMIDRWMAQSSL, encoded by the exons ATGAACATGATGGCTCTTCTTCTACATGTAATGTTGGCTTTCACTTTGACTCTGATCACTTCAACTTCTGCTGCCAGCATCACTACAACCAACATTACGAGTCTACCGGGTTATTATTCCGGTGACCTTCCCTTCGCACTAGAATCCGG ATATATTGGTGTAGGTGACAATGAAGAAGTACAACTATATTACCTTTTCGTTGAGTCTGAGGGTGCTCCTGCAGACGATCCTCTGTTGCTATGGTTCAATGGAGGCCCAGGTTGCTCTGGTCTGGCTGGTTTCTTCTTTGAGAGTG GTCCAGTAACTTTTAAGTTTGGAGATTACAATGGGAGCTTACCAGAAGTTCTTGACAATCCATTTCGATGGACAAAG GACGTCAGTATCATATACATAGATGCCCCAGTTGGTGCTGGATTCTCCTACTCAAAAACTCAAAGCGGTTATCTTGTGGATGACTACACATATGTTGCACAAGGCTATGAATTTCTGCAGAAG TGGTTGGTGGTACATCCTGCATATTTGGAAAATATGCTCTACATTGGCGGTGACTCCTTTTCTGGCATAATTGTGCCAATGATTGTACAACAAATATTGGAAG GTAAAGAAAATGGAACTTATCCTCCAATGAATCTAAAG GGATATGTAATTGGGGATCCAGTAACAGATTCAGTCATTGACACAAATGCAAGAATTCCTTTTGCTCATCGGCTAAATCTCATATCAGATCAATTGTATCAG GCAGCGAAATCAAGTTGCAGGGGAGATTACGTCAACGTAGATTCAAGCAATGACGCATGCATTTCCGATCTTGATGCTATTGATGCA CTCACAAGTGATATAAATATGTTACACATCTTGGAACCAGTCTGTAGTGATTCATTGCCAACACCTAAGGAGAAGGTGATGGTAGGCACAGCCAGAAGATATCTCAAAGAATTGTCCGAAGGTTTACTAAATTCAGCAACTAATGGACCTGCATATTGGTGTAGG AGTTATAATCATATGCTCGCCTACGTTTGGGCAAACCACCAAAGTGTTCAAGATGCTCTTGGCGTTCGAAGG GGCACGAAAAGATTATGGCAATACTGTAATTCAACCCTGGCGTACACTCAAGAAGTCACTACAGTTATTGGTATTCATCGAAGTCTCACAACAGTTGGCCTACGTGCTCTGATCTACAG TGGTGATCACGACATGACAATTCCTCACATTGCTACACAAAAATGGATAAATATGCTCAATTTGACTCTCAATGAGACCTGGAGGGCATGGTCAGTTGATAATCAAACTGCAGG GTACACCAAGAAGTTTGTAAATGAAGTTTTCAATTTGACGTTTGCGACTGTAAAG GGAGGAGGTCACATTGCTGCAGAGTACAAGGTTAAAGAATGCTCTGCTATGATTGATAGATGGATGGCTCAATCATCTCTCTAA